Proteins co-encoded in one Capsicum annuum cultivar UCD-10X-F1 chromosome 9, UCD10Xv1.1, whole genome shotgun sequence genomic window:
- the LOC107842531 gene encoding protein trichome birefringence-like 3 translates to MGWAKYARGKPSLPVITGIFCALAFFVLLYTERITTYSSGSLFGIKTCPRRNDVKLKKHHTGSRELKSSPLDNPTDDRFEFDPEECSLNNGKWVFNTSIKPFYTERTCPYIDRQYSCTKNGRNDSDYLHWEWQPDDCILPRFDPKIALRKIQGKRIMFIGDSIQRNMWESFVCLVQSVIPQGQKSMKQGRVYSVFKAKEYNATIEFYWAPFLVESNTDIHIITDPKRRIIKVDSIAGRATQWLGVDILVFNTYVWWMSGLKAKALWGEFANGEEGYEEFDTAVSYKLALRTWANWIDSTIDTNKTKVFFTTMSPTHQRNEDWGNMNGIKCFNETRPVMKKGHWGVGSNKDLMKAVVDVIGRMKVPVTVLNITQLSEYRIDGHASVYGELGGKLLSAKQKADPSHFADCIHWCLPGVPDTWNRMLFAYL, encoded by the exons ATGGGATGGGCAAAATATGCCAGAGGAAAGCCTTCTTTGCCTGTAATCACAGGAATTTTCTGTGCATTAgcattttttgttttattgtatACTGAAAGGATCACTACTTATTCTTCTGGTTCTCTTTTTGGGATCAAAACTTGTCCTAGAAGAAATGATGTGAAGCTTAAAAAACATCATACAG GTAGCAGAGAATTGAAAAGCAGTCCACTAGACAATCCAACAGACGATAGGTTTGAGTTTGATCCTGAGGAATGCAGCCTCAATAACGGAAAATGGGTGTTCAATACTTCGATTAAGCCATTTTACACAGAGAGAACTTGTCCATATATTGACAGACAATATTCTTGTACTAAGAATGGACGAAACGATTCAGATTATCTTCACTGGGAATGGCAGCCTGATGACTGTATCTTGCCAAG GTTTGATCCTAAGATCGCCCTCAGAAAAATTCAAGGAAAGAGGATAATGTTTATAGGGGACTCAATACAGAGAAATATGTGGGAATCTTTTGTGTGTTTAGTTCAATCTGTGATCCCACAAGGCCAGAAGTCTATGAAACAAGGTCGGGTTTATTCTGTCTTCAAAGCTAAG GAATACAACGCCACCATTGAATTCTATTGGGCACCCTTCTTGGTGGAATCAAACACAGATATTCATATAATAACTGATCCAAAACGGAGAATCATTAAAGTGGATTCTATTGCGGGGCGTGCCACACAGTGGTTAGGAGTAGATATCCTTGTTTTCAATACTTACGTTTGGTGGATGAGTGGCCTTAAGGCCAAGGCACT ATGGGGAGAGTTTGCAAATGGAGAAGAGGGCTATGAAGAATTTGATACTGCTGTTTCTTACAAGCTAGCATTGAGGACATGGGCAAATTGGATTGATTCAACAATTGATACTAACAAAACAAAGGTGTTCTTTACCACCATGTCACCTACGCACCAAAG AAATGAAGATTGGGGGAATATGAATGGTATCAAGTGTTTCAACGAGACAAGACCAGTGATGAAGAAAGGGCACTGGGGAGTTGGTTCGAACAAAGATTTGATGAAGGCAGTAGTTGATGTAATAGGGAGGATGAAAGTTCCTGTTACTGTTCTTAACATCACACAATTATCTGAGTACAGAATTGATGGACATGCATCGGTTTACGGTGAATTAGGAGGCAAATTGCTATCTGCTAAGCAGAAAGCAGATCCATCGCATTTTGCAGATTGTATACATTGGTGTTTGCCTGGAGTTCCTGATACTTGGAATAGAATGCTTTTTGCATATTTGTAG